Proteins from one Methanobrevibacter sp. genomic window:
- a CDS encoding helix-turn-helix domain-containing protein: MESIIESLQKFGLTRYEAKAYIGMTNLISGKAEEIARTSEIPRSKIYNTLKELDKKGFITITHTRPLLYQVVPPNEIFKRKKGELIKELELSQEKLDEIYNDQISEIQAPVWLIKTSENIINKELEIVKRARKSINMRIGFLLEGEGEALIKAFKELPRGIPIRILATPECYINGEKLEIIKMFEEAKLDNLEIIETDIKFVKIIIRDGKELFRTIVKFTGEEKSVLPETSVGVQNRYEDICQNFDERFLNQFNKMKAKQNKKNKGKTE; encoded by the coding sequence ATGGAATCAATAATAGAATCATTACAAAAGTTCGGCCTTACAAGATACGAAGCAAAGGCATACATAGGAATGACCAACTTAATATCCGGAAAAGCTGAAGAAATAGCCAGGACATCTGAAATTCCAAGATCAAAAATCTACAATACATTAAAGGAACTTGATAAAAAAGGATTCATTACAATAACACATACAAGACCTCTTCTATATCAAGTTGTTCCTCCAAACGAAATATTCAAAAGGAAAAAAGGGGAACTGATTAAGGAACTTGAATTATCACAAGAAAAATTAGACGAGATTTATAATGACCAAATATCCGAAATTCAAGCTCCTGTATGGTTGATTAAAACAAGCGAGAATATCATAAATAAAGAGCTAGAAATTGTCAAAAGAGCAAGAAAATCAATCAACATGAGAATAGGATTCCTGCTTGAAGGTGAAGGGGAAGCTCTTATAAAGGCCTTCAAGGAACTTCCAAGAGGAATTCCAATAAGAATCCTTGCAACACCAGAGTGTTATATCAATGGTGAGAAATTGGAAATCATCAAAATGTTTGAGGAAGCTAAACTGGACAATCTAGAGATTATAGAAACAGACATCAAATTTGTGAAAATCATAATTAGAGATGGAAAAGAGCTTTTCCGTACTATAGTAAAATTTACAGGAGAAGAGAAATCCGTGCTTCCTGAAACATCTGTAGGTGTGCAGAACAGATATGAGGACATTTGCCAGAACTTTGATGAGAGATTCCTGAATCAGTTCAATAAGATGAAAGCTAAACAAAATAAGAAAAACAAAGGAAAAACAGAATAA
- a CDS encoding glycosyltransferase, with translation MDKKKILIIVTGRGLGGDAGIALNVYNALKKRGYDCEIALDESAPGILFKKNNIEWNKVIIPQAGGHSATITTTIKAAVRAVRAVFKTRKLLKSKKFDLELGILGGGAIVGALGAKLARIPTVSLLITPLDTKICSHIGTPIILPENNLFLSEDIPDNMVKSFLPVNENITHGNKEIALEKIKAHCSEVKSKNPDAIEFDESKPTIVFSSGSSLFEKTAQAIDQFSKYCDKYNLVLVGDPLQEEFYKYIDETKIINLGFIDWVNDLLCLADLAVLTNDGLMLHEAMVCNLPVVILKRVKYGRYHDMVSIFKGATVECDLEDLDEKIFEVMDNYDEFAKRTDEYRTAILNVDETICDIVDESLKK, from the coding sequence GTGGACAAGAAAAAGATATTGATCATTGTAACAGGCAGAGGCTTAGGTGGAGATGCCGGAATAGCATTGAATGTTTACAATGCACTCAAGAAGAGAGGATATGATTGTGAGATTGCACTGGATGAATCCGCTCCAGGTATCCTGTTCAAGAAGAACAATATAGAGTGGAATAAGGTAATCATTCCACAGGCTGGAGGCCATTCCGCAACAATCACTACCACCATCAAGGCAGCTGTCAGAGCTGTCAGGGCTGTTTTCAAAACAAGAAAGCTATTGAAGTCCAAAAAGTTCGATTTGGAACTGGGGATTCTCGGTGGTGGAGCCATTGTAGGAGCACTTGGCGCAAAGCTTGCAAGAATCCCAACCGTAAGTCTTTTGATCACTCCACTTGATACCAAAATATGCAGTCATATTGGAACTCCAATAATATTGCCTGAAAACAACTTGTTCCTCTCAGAAGACATTCCAGACAATATGGTGAAATCCTTCTTGCCTGTAAATGAAAACATCACTCATGGAAACAAGGAAATTGCACTCGAAAAGATAAAGGCCCATTGCAGTGAAGTCAAATCCAAAAACCCTGATGCTATCGAGTTTGATGAAAGCAAGCCGACAATCGTTTTCTCATCAGGCTCTTCATTGTTTGAAAAGACAGCGCAGGCCATTGACCAGTTCTCAAAGTACTGTGATAAATATAATCTTGTCTTGGTAGGTGACCCTTTACAGGAAGAGTTTTACAAGTACATCGATGAGACAAAGATAATCAATCTTGGATTTATCGATTGGGTGAATGACTTATTGTGCTTGGCTGACCTTGCAGTGCTCACCAATGATGGATTGATGCTTCATGAGGCCATGGTATGCAATTTGCCTGTTGTAATTTTAAAAAGAGTGAAATATGGCAGATACCACGATATGGTTTCCATATTCAAAGGCGCAACTGTTGAATGTGACCTTGAGGACTTGGATGAAAAGATCTTCGAAGTCATGGACAATTACGATGAGTTTGCAAAAAGAACCGATGAGTACAGGACAGCCATTTTGAATGTGGATGAGACCATTTGCGATATTGTTGATGAATCATTGAAAAAATAA
- a CDS encoding ribonuclease domain-containing protein, which produces MKNWKIIGLILIILLAVVAISGCIGEDSDSDSSALVVDGIDITEDGTYDSKEEVAAYIVEYHKLPSNYITKREAKALGWHGGSVEKYAPGKCIGGDIFTNRQSILPITHEYKECDIDTLGASSRGPKRIVYSTDDFEVYYTGDHYASFEHLT; this is translated from the coding sequence ATGAAAAACTGGAAAATAATCGGATTAATATTAATCATTCTGCTTGCTGTTGTGGCAATCAGCGGTTGCATCGGAGAGGATTCCGACTCCGACTCTTCAGCTCTTGTGGTGGATGGTATTGACATTACAGAAGATGGAACCTATGACTCAAAGGAAGAGGTTGCGGCATATATCGTTGAATATCACAAGCTTCCTTCCAATTACATAACCAAAAGGGAAGCGAAGGCTCTTGGATGGCATGGTGGAAGCGTTGAAAAATACGCTCCTGGAAAATGCATTGGAGGGGACATATTTACAAACCGTCAATCCATTTTGCCTATAACCCATGAGTATAAGGAATGTGACATCGACACCTTAGGTGCAAGCAGCAGAGGACCTAAAAGGATAGTTTATTCCACTGATGACTTTGAGGTTTACTATACTGGA